In Drosophila yakuba strain Tai18E2 chromosome 2R, Prin_Dyak_Tai18E2_2.1, whole genome shotgun sequence, a single genomic region encodes these proteins:
- the LOC6531156 gene encoding myb-like protein AA isoform X1 — protein sequence MCSKALLLLAVILAARCFGSGSSRRTLAMACDETMESTPGLKNNRYSYRSATDNNYDDYNYKWVHGDVDVDVDGIADSNEDDNNDNYNYNKAPAKWQQQQQQKLYGNPIHSIYDRQQHLQRQQQQHEQQQQQQQQQLEQQQQGMGVEMGIGMGQGQFDDDPENARNDFRLQLSDLNAAVQGMGRFAAPPDQDKDQDNSNSNSNSNTNSNSNGNSNIKDNSNINLQEQLLLARRSRSSNMNQRSAMDAKEAGAAAGEQGQPEYTNNELPSGGLDDVDIEGEEDYAGQEEDVDELSSQLPYGIQNVRKRRVRSVMPPVPFLGPNPSTDGVVTYQSLCPTNRVTVKLESGDYRPNHYVEVTCAHSYSPQPSRNYNYEYGYRGNELLRALLSERSEKREICSATGFSCIQLNRTIHLIRLNDASGCWESETRTVPSGCECMWPKHSYGDIAFYHQAQKRRGGVTGLRPHAPMNVDYKPGVGYRQLTLRTRNPKPAPRSRREDMGYESYDFN from the exons ctgctcctggccGTCATTCTAGCTGCTCGCTGTTTTGGTAGTGGCTCTTCCAGACGAACGCTCGCCATGGCCTGCGATGAGACGATGGAATCGACGCCGGGGCTCAAAAACAATAGATATAGCTATAGAAGTGCCACGGACAACAACTACGACGATTACAACTACAAGTGGGTGcatggggatgtggatgtggacgttGATGGCATTGCAGATAGCAACGAGGACGACAACAATGACAACTATAACTACAACAAAGCACCGGCCaaatggcagcagcaacagcagcaaaaactcTACGGAAATCCCATCCACAGCATATACGACAGGCAGCAACATCtacaacggcagcagcagcaacatgagcaacagcagcaacagcaacagcagcaactcgaacaacagcaacagggTATGGGAGTGGAAATGGGAATAGGAATGGGACAGGGACAGTTTGATGATGATCCAGAGAATGCTCGCAACGACTTCCGTCTGCAATTGTCCGACTTAAATGCGGCCGTTCAAGGTATGGGCAGGTTTGCTGCTCCCCCGGACCAGGACAAAGACCAGgacaacagcaatagcaatagcaacagcaatacgaacagcaacagcaatggcaacagcaacatcaaggacaacagcaacatcaacttGCAGGAGCAATTGTTGCTCGCgcgtcgcagtcgcagcagcaacatgaacCAAAG GTCAGCCATGGATGCAaaagaagcaggagcagcagcaggggaACAAGGTCAGCCAGAGTACACCAACAATGAGTTACCATCTGGCGGCCTAGATGATGTGGACATAGAGGGCGAGGAGGATTACGCTGGTCAGGAGGAGGACGTTGACGAACTGAGTTCCCAACTGCCGTACGGGATCCAGAATGTGCGCAAGCGCCGTGTTCGCAGTGTGATGCCACCGGTACCTTTTCTGGGACCCAATCCCAGCACAGATGGT GTGGTCACCTATCAGTCGTTGTGCCCCACAAATCGGGTGACCGTGAAGTTGGAAAGTGGCGATTACCGTCCCAATCACTATGTGGAGGTTACCTGTGCCCACAGCTACTCACCCCAGCCGTCGAGGAACTACAACTACGAATATGGTTACAGGGGCAATGAACTGCTCCGAGCTCTGCTCTCCGAGCGCAGCGAGAAACGAGAG ATCTGCTCGGCGACGGGCTTCTCGTGCATCCAGCTCAACCGCACCATCCACCTGATTCGACTGAACGACGCCTCCGGCTGTTGGGAATCGGAGACGCGGACGGTGCCCTCTGGTTGTGAGTGCATGTGGCCGAAGCACAGCTACGGCGACATCGCCTTTTACCATCAGGCGCAAAAGAGGCGGGGAGGCGTGACCGGTCTGCGACCTCATGCCCCCATGAATGTGGATTACAAGCCGGGAGTGGGCTACCGTCAGCTGACCCTGAGGACGAGGAATCCCAAGCCAGCTCCTCGCAGTCGACGCGAGGATATGGGCTACGAGAGCTACGATTTTAACTAG
- the LOC6531156 gene encoding nuclear transcription factor Y subunit beta isoform X3: MCSKALLLLAVILAARCFGSGSSRRTLAMACDETMESTPGLKNNRYSYRSATDNNYDDYNYKWVHGDVDVDVDGIADSNEDDNNDNYNYNKAPAKWQQQQQQKLYGNPIHSIYDRQQHLQRQQQQHEQQQQQQQQQLEQQQQGMGVEMGIGMGQGQFDDDPENARNDFRLQLSDLNAAVQGMGRFAAPPDQDKDQDNSNSNSNSNTNSNSNGNSNIKDNSNINLQEQLLLARRSRSSNMNQRTHSIQGITVNGKYGNEFCFHEMWAKMMEANKRGCKL, encoded by the exons ctgctcctggccGTCATTCTAGCTGCTCGCTGTTTTGGTAGTGGCTCTTCCAGACGAACGCTCGCCATGGCCTGCGATGAGACGATGGAATCGACGCCGGGGCTCAAAAACAATAGATATAGCTATAGAAGTGCCACGGACAACAACTACGACGATTACAACTACAAGTGGGTGcatggggatgtggatgtggacgttGATGGCATTGCAGATAGCAACGAGGACGACAACAATGACAACTATAACTACAACAAAGCACCGGCCaaatggcagcagcaacagcagcaaaaactcTACGGAAATCCCATCCACAGCATATACGACAGGCAGCAACATCtacaacggcagcagcagcaacatgagcaacagcagcaacagcaacagcagcaactcgaacaacagcaacagggTATGGGAGTGGAAATGGGAATAGGAATGGGACAGGGACAGTTTGATGATGATCCAGAGAATGCTCGCAACGACTTCCGTCTGCAATTGTCCGACTTAAATGCGGCCGTTCAAGGTATGGGCAGGTTTGCTGCTCCCCCGGACCAGGACAAAGACCAGgacaacagcaatagcaatagcaacagcaatacgaacagcaacagcaatggcaacagcaacatcaaggacaacagcaacatcaacttGCAGGAGCAATTGTTGCTCGCgcgtcgcagtcgcagcagcaacatgaacCAAAG AACACATAGCATTCAAGGCATCACTGTAAATGGAAAGTATGGCAATGAGTTCTGTTTCCATGAAATGTGGGCGAAAATGATGGAAGCCAACAAAAGGGGATGCAAGCTGTAA
- the LOC6531156 gene encoding myb-like protein AA isoform X2 — MACDETMESTPGLKNNRYSYRSATDNNYDDYNYKWVHGDVDVDVDGIADSNEDDNNDNYNYNKAPAKWQQQQQQKLYGNPIHSIYDRQQHLQRQQQQHEQQQQQQQQQLEQQQQGMGVEMGIGMGQGQFDDDPENARNDFRLQLSDLNAAVQGMGRFAAPPDQDKDQDNSNSNSNSNTNSNSNGNSNIKDNSNINLQEQLLLARRSRSSNMNQRSAMDAKEAGAAAGEQGQPEYTNNELPSGGLDDVDIEGEEDYAGQEEDVDELSSQLPYGIQNVRKRRVRSVMPPVPFLGPNPSTDGVVTYQSLCPTNRVTVKLESGDYRPNHYVEVTCAHSYSPQPSRNYNYEYGYRGNELLRALLSERSEKREICSATGFSCIQLNRTIHLIRLNDASGCWESETRTVPSGCECMWPKHSYGDIAFYHQAQKRRGGVTGLRPHAPMNVDYKPGVGYRQLTLRTRNPKPAPRSRREDMGYESYDFN; from the exons ATGGCCTGCGATGAGACGATGGAATCGACGCCGGGGCTCAAAAACAATAGATATAGCTATAGAAGTGCCACGGACAACAACTACGACGATTACAACTACAAGTGGGTGcatggggatgtggatgtggacgttGATGGCATTGCAGATAGCAACGAGGACGACAACAATGACAACTATAACTACAACAAAGCACCGGCCaaatggcagcagcaacagcagcaaaaactcTACGGAAATCCCATCCACAGCATATACGACAGGCAGCAACATCtacaacggcagcagcagcaacatgagcaacagcagcaacagcaacagcagcaactcgaacaacagcaacagggTATGGGAGTGGAAATGGGAATAGGAATGGGACAGGGACAGTTTGATGATGATCCAGAGAATGCTCGCAACGACTTCCGTCTGCAATTGTCCGACTTAAATGCGGCCGTTCAAGGTATGGGCAGGTTTGCTGCTCCCCCGGACCAGGACAAAGACCAGgacaacagcaatagcaatagcaacagcaatacgaacagcaacagcaatggcaacagcaacatcaaggacaacagcaacatcaacttGCAGGAGCAATTGTTGCTCGCgcgtcgcagtcgcagcagcaacatgaacCAAAG GTCAGCCATGGATGCAaaagaagcaggagcagcagcaggggaACAAGGTCAGCCAGAGTACACCAACAATGAGTTACCATCTGGCGGCCTAGATGATGTGGACATAGAGGGCGAGGAGGATTACGCTGGTCAGGAGGAGGACGTTGACGAACTGAGTTCCCAACTGCCGTACGGGATCCAGAATGTGCGCAAGCGCCGTGTTCGCAGTGTGATGCCACCGGTACCTTTTCTGGGACCCAATCCCAGCACAGATGGT GTGGTCACCTATCAGTCGTTGTGCCCCACAAATCGGGTGACCGTGAAGTTGGAAAGTGGCGATTACCGTCCCAATCACTATGTGGAGGTTACCTGTGCCCACAGCTACTCACCCCAGCCGTCGAGGAACTACAACTACGAATATGGTTACAGGGGCAATGAACTGCTCCGAGCTCTGCTCTCCGAGCGCAGCGAGAAACGAGAG ATCTGCTCGGCGACGGGCTTCTCGTGCATCCAGCTCAACCGCACCATCCACCTGATTCGACTGAACGACGCCTCCGGCTGTTGGGAATCGGAGACGCGGACGGTGCCCTCTGGTTGTGAGTGCATGTGGCCGAAGCACAGCTACGGCGACATCGCCTTTTACCATCAGGCGCAAAAGAGGCGGGGAGGCGTGACCGGTCTGCGACCTCATGCCCCCATGAATGTGGATTACAAGCCGGGAGTGGGCTACCGTCAGCTGACCCTGAGGACGAGGAATCCCAAGCCAGCTCCTCGCAGTCGACGCGAGGATATGGGCTACGAGAGCTACGATTTTAACTAG